From the Amycolatopsis thermoflava N1165 genome, one window contains:
- a CDS encoding type II secretion system F family protein gives MTLDTQVLVAAALGLGAAAGILLILVGWRATPPRRSVVRAAQGSGKDRKVQVRLAVAVGAGLLTAAVTGWLAGGVLAAAGVWFLPRLVGPDRAHTRRVARIEAIASWTEMLRDVLSAAAGLEQAILATAPLAPAAIRREITGLAARLESGQRLAPALRGLARELDDATADLVLAALVLAAEHQARQLGDLLGSLATTAHEQAAMRMRVETGRARTRTSVRVIVATTLAFAAGVVLFNRAYLDVYNSATGQVVLLLLGGVFAAGFAWLARITTSGGQARVLALDTPRPPSGEGVAIAGGGEGA, from the coding sequence ATGACGCTCGACACCCAGGTCCTCGTGGCCGCCGCGCTCGGCCTGGGCGCCGCGGCCGGGATCCTGCTCATCCTCGTCGGTTGGCGCGCAACGCCGCCGCGTCGCAGCGTGGTCCGTGCCGCGCAGGGGAGTGGCAAAGACCGAAAGGTGCAGGTGCGGCTAGCCGTGGCGGTCGGTGCGGGGCTGCTGACCGCTGCCGTGACCGGGTGGCTGGCCGGTGGCGTCCTGGCGGCGGCGGGGGTGTGGTTCCTGCCCCGGCTCGTCGGGCCGGACCGCGCCCACACCCGGCGGGTCGCGCGGATCGAGGCGATCGCGTCGTGGACGGAGATGCTGCGCGACGTGCTGTCCGCGGCGGCGGGGCTCGAGCAAGCCATCCTCGCCACCGCGCCGCTCGCGCCGGCGGCGATTCGCCGAGAGATCACTGGCCTCGCGGCGAGGCTGGAAAGCGGGCAGCGCCTCGCGCCCGCGCTGCGGGGACTGGCGCGCGAGCTGGACGACGCGACCGCGGACCTGGTGCTCGCCGCGCTGGTCCTGGCCGCGGAGCACCAGGCCCGCCAGCTCGGCGACCTGCTCGGCTCGCTGGCCACCACCGCCCACGAGCAGGCCGCGATGCGGATGCGCGTGGAAACCGGGCGAGCCCGGACCCGCACCTCGGTCCGGGTCATCGTCGCCACCACCCTCGCCTTCGCCGCCGGGGTCGTGCTGTTCAACCGCGCCTACCTCGACGTCTACAACTCCGCCACCGGCCAGGTCGTGCTGCTCCTGCTCGGCGGCGTTTTCGCCGCCGGATTCGCCTGGCTGGCGCGCATCACCACCAGCGGCGGCCAAGCCCGCGTGCTCGCGCTCGACACCCCGCGCCCACCGTCGGGTGAGGGCGTGGCGATCGCTGGCGGAGGTGAGGGCGCATGA
- a CDS encoding CpaF family protein produces MTHIDHLHLVAPLADGPDDAEQRLRARLRQALTTDLPGRVEAEGTGGSGVQRRRELGREVLDAAIAAHSEAELLAGRTLVDSDAEERVVEQVLDEVFGLGGLQPLLADPTVETIAVNRYDQVFVQYNDGRRARVAPVAGSNEELTDLIRTLAARASSEERRFDRGSPALNLQLPGGERLFAVLGLTAGGVTACTIRRHGYLTATLAQLRRRGTLDVGLERFLRAVVRARKNVLITGGTGAGKTTLLRALASEMDPMERLVTVEDAFELGLGLDPELHADVTALQAREPNVEGEGAIDQAELVRWALRMSPDRVIVGEIRGPEVIPMCNAMSQGNDGSMATLHASSSKIAFTRLASYAAQGPERLPLEATALLVASAVHFVVHLDRAADRTTRVIASIREVVDAEAGSVISNEVYRRGPHRRAVPVPGALRADTLDDLVAAGFDPDLLAQPEGWWTP; encoded by the coding sequence ATGACCCACATCGATCACCTGCATCTCGTGGCCCCGCTCGCCGACGGCCCGGACGATGCCGAGCAGCGGCTGCGGGCTCGGCTCCGGCAGGCACTGACCACGGACCTTCCCGGCCGGGTCGAGGCCGAGGGCACCGGCGGGTCGGGTGTGCAGCGGCGCCGCGAGCTCGGTCGGGAGGTCCTCGACGCCGCGATCGCCGCGCACAGCGAGGCCGAGCTGCTCGCCGGCCGCACGTTGGTGGATTCCGACGCTGAGGAGCGGGTCGTCGAGCAGGTGCTGGACGAGGTGTTCGGCCTCGGTGGTCTGCAGCCCCTGCTGGCCGATCCGACGGTGGAGACGATCGCGGTCAACCGCTACGACCAGGTATTCGTCCAGTACAACGACGGCCGCCGCGCGCGGGTCGCCCCGGTGGCGGGGTCCAATGAGGAGCTCACCGATCTGATCCGCACGCTGGCGGCGCGCGCGTCGTCGGAGGAGCGCCGGTTCGACCGCGGCTCGCCCGCGCTGAACCTGCAACTGCCCGGCGGGGAACGCCTGTTCGCGGTGCTGGGCCTGACGGCGGGCGGGGTGACGGCGTGCACGATCCGCCGGCACGGCTACCTCACCGCGACCCTCGCGCAGTTGCGCCGCCGCGGCACGCTCGATGTGGGGCTGGAGCGGTTCCTGCGCGCGGTGGTGCGGGCCCGCAAGAACGTGCTGATCACCGGCGGCACCGGGGCCGGGAAGACCACGCTGCTGCGGGCCCTCGCGTCGGAGATGGACCCGATGGAACGCCTCGTCACCGTCGAGGACGCCTTCGAACTCGGTCTGGGCCTCGACCCGGAGCTGCACGCCGACGTCACCGCCTTGCAGGCCCGCGAGCCCAACGTGGAAGGCGAGGGCGCGATCGATCAGGCCGAGCTGGTGCGGTGGGCCCTGCGGATGAGCCCGGACCGGGTGATCGTGGGCGAGATCCGCGGGCCTGAGGTCATCCCGATGTGCAACGCCATGTCCCAGGGCAACGACGGCTCCATGGCGACCCTGCACGCCTCCAGCTCGAAGATCGCCTTCACCCGGCTGGCCTCCTACGCGGCACAGGGCCCGGAGCGGCTGCCGCTGGAGGCCACCGCCCTGCTGGTGGCGAGCGCGGTGCACTTCGTGGTGCACCTCGATCGCGCCGCCGACCGCACCACGCGGGTGATCGCCTCGATCCGAGAGGTGGTCGACGCCGAGGCCGGCTCGGTGATCTCCAACGAGGTCTACCGCCGCGGCCCCCACCGGCGCGCGGTGCCGGTGCCCGGCGCGTTGCGCGCGGACACCCTCGACGACCTGGTCGCGGCCGGGTTCGACCCGGACCTGCTGGCCCAGCCGGAGGGGTGGTGGACGCCATGA
- a CDS encoding SAF domain-containing protein — translation MLLVVCCVGGAVWWTTGSQDRVAVLVVARPVGVGQVLTAADLRSVDVAVAPGLATVPAGHVSAVLGRPMATSLGPGALLTPDSLGAAVVPGAGRAVAAVAVKPGQFPPELAAGTRVTVVVIADTAAGTATSSTAGVPWQATVIGVAPAGTDQATVVSLELESTAATELAQVPAGQLALVMQPAGGGR, via the coding sequence GTGCTGCTGGTGGTGTGCTGCGTCGGGGGCGCGGTGTGGTGGACCACCGGCAGCCAGGACCGGGTCGCGGTGCTGGTGGTGGCGCGACCGGTCGGCGTCGGCCAGGTGCTGACCGCCGCGGATCTGCGCAGCGTCGACGTGGCCGTGGCGCCGGGCTTGGCCACCGTGCCCGCCGGTCACGTGTCGGCCGTGCTGGGCCGTCCGATGGCGACCAGCCTCGGGCCCGGGGCGTTGCTGACTCCGGACAGCCTCGGCGCCGCCGTGGTCCCCGGAGCGGGGCGGGCGGTGGCGGCGGTCGCGGTGAAGCCGGGCCAGTTCCCGCCGGAACTGGCCGCCGGGACCCGGGTGACGGTCGTTGTCATCGCCGACACCGCAGCCGGCACGGCGACATCCAGCACGGCTGGCGTGCCGTGGCAAGCGACGGTCATCGGGGTCGCACCGGCGGGCACCGATCAGGCCACGGTGGTGTCGCTGGAGCTGGAGTCCACGGCGGCGACCGAGCTGGCGCAAGTGCCGGCCGGGCAGCTCGCGCTGGTCATGCAGCCCGCGGGCGGTGGTCGCTGA